Genomic segment of Aliarcobacter trophiarum LMG 25534:
ACCCTATTTTGGCACTTCCCATAGATGACCACACAAGACATGATTTTTCACAAACCGCAATTTTAGCAAAACATCTAAAAAGTACCTTTATCAAACCAGTTTTTAATAGCTTAAAAGCTTCAAATATTGTCAAATATGCTGGAAAAAACTTAGAATTTAGACAAAAAAATCCAAGAAAATTTACATATAGTGGAGAAAAAAGTTGCGATGTAATTTTAATAGATGATGTAATTACAACAGGAACAACAATTTTAGAAGCTAGAAAAACTTTAAAAAAACATAAGGTAAATGTACTTTTCGCTCTTACTCTATGTTCCTTTTTAAGTTAATCTTTACTATTTTTTTCTCTATTTTTCTTTTTAAATCATCAACCATTTTTAATTTATCTTCAAGATTTTGCCTATTTTCTTCTTTAAAATCTTCTTTATTTATCTTTTCCAAAAGTTTTATTTTTTTATCTTCAAGTTTTTGTATAGCTTCAAGTAAACTCTCTTCCTCTTTTTTATTTATCTCAAAAAACTCTTCTATATTATTTAGAAATTTATTAATCTTCATCTTCCTCTTCCTCATCTTCTAATATCATACTCTCATCAATAAACATTTTTTCTGTTATATTAAGTAAATTTTGACATAGAAGTATAGCAAAAGAGCTATCTTTTAATATTTTTGAACTAACTTTTGCATCTATTTTTCTATTTTCAAATAAATTATCTACTCTTTGATTTGCCATATTATCAAAAGATATAAGCTTATGTTGGATAGTTTTTATTTTATAAAGTTTATCTATATCATCAAAAGCATGATTTGAAATTATATTTTCTATCTCATTTATACAAATTATTAAAATATCTTTTATATTTTTATACTCTTGTTTTAGCTCTATATTTTCATTCTGAGTTCCAAGATTTAAGGCTTTATTTAAAGTCTTTATATTTTTTAAAAGTAGATATATTTTTTTTGTAAGTGCTTTACTTTTATCTAATACCTTCATATCTTCACTATTTATATATTTATTCGCAAAATCTAAATAATCTAAAATTTCATTATGAAGCTCTTTTATTTTTATTTTATAAAGTTTATTAATACTCTCTTTTTTTAGAGTTTTTTTATCTAAATTTTTTTTACTAATATAAATATCACTATTTATTGAAAGTTGATGTCTTATAGACTTTATTAATTTATTAAATAAAATTTCATTCTCTTTTTTAAGCCCACTTAAAATTGATTTTGAACTCTCCAAAGAACTAGCATCCAAGAATTCTAATTTTGACCATGATTTTACCTTTGGAATAAACATAGTTTTCATCTTCAAGATAATTTTATTCAAAAATGGAATCATTATTATTACAGCACTTAAATTAAAAATTGTAATAAATAGTGTAAGCTTTATCACATCACTTGAAATATCAAATTCTAAAGCTAAAAAATCTATAAAATTTATAATTGGAAATAGGAAAACTATACCAAAAACAGTAGCTATTAGATTTAAAATAAATTGGGTTAAAGCTAATCTTTTCCCATTTGAATTTGAGTTTAAGCTTCCTAAAATAGTTGTTGTTGTACTTCCTATTTTTCCACCAATAACTAAAGCAACTGCATTTAAAAATAGTATTTGACCACTTGCAAGTGCTACAAGAGTTATTGCAATACTAGCAGAGCTTGACTGTACAACAAAAGTCATAATAGCTCCTAAAATAAAAAACAAAAACATTGTTAAAAAACTATCATTTGAATAAGCCAATAAATCAACACTCTGTTTTAAATCATCAAAACCATTTACCATATAAGAAATTCCCAAAAATATAAAACCAAGCCCCAAAAGAATATTCCCAAAACCTTTTTGCTTTAAATTTTTTGAAAATCTAAAAAATATACCAAAAGCAATTATAGGCATTGCATAGTGTGAAATTTTTATTCTAAGCCCAAAAAGTGCTATTAACCAAGCAGTAGTAGAAGAACCTAAACTAGAACCTAAAAGCACATAAATAGCACTTTCAAGAGCAATTAATGATGTGGTTAAAAATGAGATTAAAATAACACTTGTAAGTGAAGAGCTTTGCACTATCGAACTTATTAGGAAACCATTTAAAATTCCCTTTGGCATACTATTTGTAAATTTTTCTAGAATTTTTTCTAAAAAACCACCAGAAAATAGCTTAAAACCATCTTCCATAAAAAACATTCCAACTAAAAAAATTGCAATTCCTGCAATAATTACCTTTGCACTCTCATAATTTAACACAAAGTATGCAAGAACCAAAAAAAGTAGCGGAAACATAAATCTTTTTATCATAGTCACCTCAATTTTTTAAGAAATTTTATAAAAATTTAATAGCATTAGTATATTATTTAAAATTTAACAAAAATTAAATCTCTTTTAAGATACACTTTTATCTTTAAAAGGAGCTAAATGCTAGGAATAATAGACTACAAAATGGGTAATCTAGCAAGTGTTTACAATGCTTGTTCTAAATTTACAAAAGATGTAAAAATCATAAAAACAAAAGATGATATAACAAAATGTGATAAGATTATTCTTCCAGGAGTTGGAGCATATAAAGATGCTATGAAATATTTAGAAAAAAATGGTTTAAAAGATGCTATTTTAGAATTCTCAAATAGTAACAAACCACTTTTAGGAATCTGCCTTGGAATGCAACTATTATTTGAAAGTAGTGAAGAGTTTGGTTATACGAAAGGTTTAGGCTTAATTGAAGGAAAAGTTATAGCTTTTAATAGAGATAAAACAAAAGAGTTAAAAATTCCACACATGGGATGGAATACTATAGAAACAAAAAACAATATATTATTTGAAGGTCTAAAAAACCCTTATTTATATTTTGTACACTCATTTCATACTGTTTGTGATGATAAATATATTATTGGAAAAACAACTTATGGGTATGAGTTTGCAAGTGCTGTAAACAAAAATAATATTTTTGGCTTTCAACCACACCCTGAAAAATCACACAATAATGGATTAAAAGTTTTAGAAAATTTTATAAATTTATAGGAGAGAAAAATGGATATATTACCTGCAATTGATTTAAAAGATGGAAAAGCAGTAAGGCTTAGTAAAGGAGTTATGGATAGTGCAAAAATCTATTCAGATGAGCCATGGCAAGTTGCTCGTAGATTTGAAGAATTAGGTTCAAAATGGGTTCATATAGTTGATTTAAATGGTGCTTTTATGGGAGAACCTGCAAATTTAGAACAGATAAAAAAAATAAGAGAAAATTGTAATCTAAAAATCGAATTAGGTGGTGGAATAAGAGATGAAAAAACTATTCAGATGTACCTAGAATTAGGAGTTGATAGATTAATTTTAGGTTCAATTGCATTAAAAGACCCACAATTTGTAAAAGATATGGCAAAAAAATATCCAATTGCAGTTGGTATTGATGCATTAAATGGAATGGTAGCAGTCGAAGGGTGGGCAGAAGTTTCAACAATACAAGCCACAGCTTTAGCAAAAGAGTTTGCAAATGCAGGCGTTGAAGCAATTATCTGTACAGATATCAGTAAAGATGGAATGCTTTGTGGAGTAAATGTAAACTTTACAGAAGAAATTGCGAAAGAAAGTGGGCTTTATACAATTGCAAGTGGTGGTGTAAAAGATATAAATGACATAATTTCTTGTAAGAAAAATGGGCAAATAGGTGGTGTAATTGTTGGAAAAGCTTTTTATGAGGGAACTTTAAATCTAAAAGAAGCATTTTCTATACTATAGTTAAATAATTTATTATTTAACTTTAGATAGAATCCAATCTTAATCACTAAACAAAGGTTTAAGATGGATTCAAACAAAAAAATAACACTAATTATATTCTCTTTAGTTGTTATTTTAACTTCTATTATAGTTGTAATAGTTGCCATTGGCTCAAGAGAAACAGGATATAATGGAGTTACAAATAAAGCTCACTTAACTGCTGAAGTAGTAAAAAAATCGCTTACTAGCCATATGTTAAATGGGAATATGGATCAAAGGGATGTATTTTTAAATAGTATTAGTTCTTTAAAAGATGTTCAATCTCTTTGGCTAGTAAGAGCAAAAAGTGTTAGTGAACAGTTTGGTCCATCACACTTAGCAAACGAAAATCCTAAAGACCAGATAGATATTGAAGTTTTAAACTCTGGAAAAGAAAAAATTATAATTAATGAGAGTCTTTATGGAGCAACCTTAAGAATTACAATTCCATATACTGCTTCTAGCTTTGATAAACCAAACTGTTTAGCCTGTCATAATGCAAAAGAGGGAGATGTTTTGGGTGCTATTTCACTTAACTTTGATATAAGTGAGGATAGAGGCTCAAATATCATGATTTTACTCTATATTATTTTAATCATTGGACTATTTTTAATCTTTTTTCTTATATTTATACAAAAAAAAATAGAACCATTTACAAACTCATTTAATAGTTTAGTACAAGTTTTAAAAAGAGTTCACGAGGGTGATTATAGTGTAAGAGCTCAAGCAGGTATTTTAAAAGAGGATAAGGAAGCTAGTTTATGGCTAAATGAATTAATAGAAAAGCTAGAAACTGTACTAACTGGAATAGAGAAAAATCTAACATCTTTTGTACATAACCGTGCTAGTAATGTAAACCACGATAAGCTAATAAGTGCAAAAGATATTATAGAAGATATTAGTGAGATTTATCACTACAAAAAAACTATTGAAAATGATTTTAGTATTGATGATATATATTATAGATTAATTAGTGTTTTAAGGGATAAACTGGGAATCAAACACTTTATTATTTTTGAGACTGATTTGGTAAAAGATGAGAGAAAAACAATTTTTTCTGCACCAAATACAAAACCTTATTGTAGCCTTGAGAAAAGTATAAAAGAGAGTTGTAGAGCAGAAAGAATAAATAGTATTGTCTCTTCTGAAAATTTCTCTGAAATTTGTAGAGTAGCAAAATGCAATAAAGATGAGCAACATATTTGTATTCCATTTTATATAAACGATCAAACAAATATAACAATACATATAGTTTCAAACTCAAAAGAAGAATTAAACAACTTAAAGTATCAAATAGGAATTATCAAAAAATATTTAGAAGAGACAAAACCTATTTTAGAAAGTAAACTTCTAATGGATGCTTTAAGACAAAAAAATCTCACAGACTCTCTTACAGGACTATATAATAGAAAATACCTAGATGAAATTGTAGAGAAAAAACTAGCTCTTGATGTTAAAAATGGAGTTATCTACTCAATTATGTTTTTAGATATTGACTATTTTAAGATGGTAAATGATAGTTATGGCCACGATATTGGAGATGATATTTTAAGAAAATTAGCAATTACCATGAAAAAATCAATTGGTCCTAATGAGACTTTAATTAGATATGGTGGAGAGGAGTTCTTGATTCTTAAAAAAGATGCCACACAAGAGAATACAAAAGAGCTAGCAGAAAAGATTAATAATGAATTCTCAAAAATTGTATTTAACTATGGTGGAGATAACTTCACTAAAACTGTAAGTATTGGATACTCTTTCTATCCAATAGATACAGATCAATTTTGGAAATGTATTAAGTTTGCAGATATTTCACTGTATGAAGCAAAGGCAACTGGAAGAAATAGAGTTGTAAAATTCTCTAAAGATATCCTAAAAAATGGTGATAAACTAGACTACTAATATAAAAAAGGCAAAGCCTTTTTTATTAAGTTAATAACTCAAAATTAATATATTATTATATCGTTTATGATATTTTAACTATTTAACCACTCTTTAACTATACTATTTTTATCAAAAAGTTTTGTCTTAGCTCGTGCAATACTTGCAATAGATAGTATCTCTTTTGTTGCTTTGTGGATATTATCATTTATAATTAAGTAATCATAATCAAGAAATTCACAAATCTCACTCTTCGCACTTTCAACTCTTTTTTCAATAATCTCTTTAGTATCTGTATCTCTTGCTACTAATCTTTGTTCTAAAATCTTCAGTGTAGGAGTTGTTATAAAAACAGAAGTTATCAAATTTCCCAATTTTTCTCTTAAAATTTTATGCCCTTGAACATCTATATCAAAAACTACAAGTTTTCCATCATTTAAAGCTTTAGTAATTGGTTCTAACATAGTTCCATAATAGTTATTATGAACTCTTGCATACTCCAAAAAATTCCCAGCTTCTATATTCTTTTCGAACTCTTCAATTGTTACAAAATGATAATCAATCCCATCTTCCTCTTCGCCTCTTATATCTCTTGTAGTTGTAGAGATAGAGAAATAATAGTTTGGTATATTTTTATATATCTCTTTTAAAAGTGTAGATTTCCCGCATCCAGATGGACCTGAAATAATTAAAATTGCACCTTTAATCTCTTTTATCATTTTTATTCCTTTCTAATAGTTCCATTTTATAGAAACTTAAATATAACCTATTTTATAGATATATTTATATCAATAGACTCACCACTTATCAATTTATCAATTATTGTTTGATCAAGTTTTGTAAGAAGAGGTCTTAACTCATCAACTTTAAATTTATTTAAAACTAAATTATATTTGTGGTTATCCAAAGAGAACTCATAATCTTTTACTTCATCTAAAGCTTCATCTATTATCTCGCTTATATCTTTCCAATCAGTTTCTTCTTCTATCTCTTTTTTATTATCTTTTAAAATTGTATTAATTTTATTTAATTCAAGATTATCTAAAACCCCACCTTTTTGTAATGCACTTAAACTAACAATACTCTCATCTTCTTCTATCTCATCAAAAGAGTCATCAACAAAGCTTAAATCACTGAAATCATCACTATCATCTAAAGTGTCATTTATAAAATCAACTACAGGTAGAACTAAATCCTCTTCCTCAAGAGAGATAAATTTTGATAAACTCTTATTCTCTTTTTGTTCATTTATCAAAAACTCTATCTGCTCTTTTAAAATTGCTTCTAGCTTTGTAGGTAAGAATGGTCTTGGAATTAAAAAATCTCTCTGCTTTTCAAAGCTTAGCTCTTCTGAGCTAATTGCTCCTAATCTATATGTTTGTGCTTTTATCTTATTAAATTTATTATCAATAAATGGCTGATCCACTATTATTAAATCATATTTACTCTCAATACTATTCGTTTTTTGAACACTTAAATCTATTTTTAACCTCTTACAAACAAGTATAAAAATATGTTCTATTATTGCTGTATCACAAATAAGAAGGATTTTCACTTTTTAATCTCCTTTAAATTTAACTCTTCAAGCTTAAAAACTCTATCACATCTAAAGGCCAAATCCTCTTCATGAGTTACTAAAATAAGTGCTGCATCATTCTCTTTTATATATTTAAAAAGAGTACTCATAACTATACTTGCTGTTTCTTTATCTAAATTTCCTGTTGGTTCATCTGCAAATATTATTTTTGGTTTTTTCATTAAAATTCTAGCAATTGATAATCTTTGTTGTTGTCCACCACTTAACTCACCAACACCTTGATTTAAAACATGTGTAATATTTAACTCTTTTAAAAGGTTATAATCAACCTCTTCATGGCTTAATAGTGTTGCAATATTTAAATTTTCAATGGCACTAAATCCTCTAAATAAATAGTGAGCTTGAAAGATAATACCAAAATCATCTCTTCTTATTCGTAAAAGTTCATTCTGTTTTAGAGAGTACAAATCTTTACTTTGAAAAACAACATCTCCAGTTGTTGGCTTTAAAAGTGAAGATAATATATTTAAAAGAGTAGATTTTCCACTTCCACTTGTTCCAATTATTGCTACTGACTCTTTTTTATGTAAATTTATATTTATATTTTTAAAAAGTTCATAATCAAAACTGTGAGATAGATTTTTTGCTTCAAGTAGTAAGGGTGCAAGGAGTGGTCTGTTATTTCTTTCTTCACTCATTGCATATCCTTTTTATAATAGTTTTTTAAAACTATAGATTATTTACCCATTTGTTTTGCAACTTCAGCTGCAAAATCTTCTTCTTTTTTCTCAATTCCTTCACCTAATTCAAATCTTACATAGCCTGTAATTTTGATTGATGCATCAACTTCTGCAATTGCTTGTTCAACTGTTTGTTTATCATTCATTACATAAGCTTGAGATAAAAGTGCAAATCTTCCATCTAATTGAGTATTATCAGCAATAAATCTCTCAATTTGTCCTGGAATAATATTTGCCCAAATTTTTTCAGGTTTTCCAGAAGCTCTTAATTCATCTTCGAATCTTGCTTTTGCTTGAGCAATTGCAGTATCAGTTAATTGAGATTTTGAAACAAAATCTGGAATTTTCTTTTGTGGTTTTCCTAATCTTCTTAACTCATCATTTTCAGCTTCAATTTCAGCTCTAATAGCTCTGTTTTCACTCTCAACAAAAGCTGGATCTAAATCTTTATAAGAGATAACTGTTGGTTTCATAGCACTTGCGTGCATTGCTATATTTCTTAAAAGTGCAGTTGCTTTCTCTTTTACACTAGCATCACAAGAAGCTGCTAAGATAACTCCTGTTCTTCCAGTTACATGCACATAACCATTTACAACTTGACCTTCAACACTTTGCAATTTTCTAGCAACTAAATTTTCACCAATAGTTGCAATTTTTTCTGCTAAATATGTTGGAAACTCTTGTCCATTTATAGTTGAACTATTTAGAGTAGTAGCATCATTTATATTTTTTGCAAATGCATGAGTTGTAATCTCTTTTGTGATATTAATAAAGTTTTCATTTTTTGCAACAAAGTCTGTTTGAGAGTTTAACTCTAAAATTACAGCTTTTGTGTTATCACTATTTATTTCAATAGCAATAAGACCTTCAGCAGCAACATTTCCAGCTTTTTTTGCAGCTTTTCCAAGCCCTGCTTCTCTAAGAGCCTGAACTGCTTTATCTAAATCTCCACCAGTCTCATTTAATGCATTTTTACAATCCATCATTCCAGCACCAGTTAGCTCTCTTAACTCTTTGATTAATTGTGGAGTTGCTGCCATTATGCCTCTTCTCCTTCACCAAAGTTAATCTCTTCTCCTTCAGCTACTGCTTCAGCTATAAGTTCATCTTGCTCAGCTTGAGAAATAGGTTCTCCTGAAGTTTCTTCACCACTTTCAGCTAATACAGCTTTACCTTCATTCATAGCAGCTGCCATTTCATTACAGAATAAGTGAATACTTCTAATTGCATCATCATTTCCTGGAATTGGTAAATCAACAACATCTGGGTCACAGTTTGTATCAAGAGGAGCTACAACTGTAATTCCTAATCTTCTAGCTTCTGCAATAGCAATTTTTTCTTTAACTGCATCAAGTACAAACATCATATCTGGAAGTTTGTGCATCTCTTTAATTCCACCAAGATAAAGCTCTAATTTCTCCTCTTTTCTTGTAAGCATTAAAGCCTCTTTTTTTGTAAGAAGATCTAACTGTCCCTCTTCTCTCATTTTTTTAATAATCTCTAATTTTCTAATTGATTTTTTGATTGTTCCAAAGTTTGTAAGCATTCCACCTAACCATCTGTGGTTTACATATGGCATTCCACAAGATTCAGCAGCTTTTTTGATAGTTTCACTAGCTTGTTTTTTAGTACCAACAAAAATCATTGTTTGACCTTCAGCCGCTCTATCTCTTACAACATTATATGTATATCTGAAATATCTTAATGTTTTTTGTAAATCTATAATATAGATATTTTTTCTAACACCGAAAATGAATTTTTTCATTTTTGGATTCCATCTTCTTGTTTGGTGTCCGAAGTGTACACCACACTCTAATAGGTCTTTCATTGTAACCATGTTAATTCTCCTTGAATTATGTTTGTTTTTATTTTTTTCTAGGGTTTAGCCTCTGTATCCCTTAATGCTAAGATTTAAACTTAACACAACCCGAGCAAGGATTGATACATGTGAGGTACTACTTCCAAAAATTTGGAAAATAGAACTGCGATTATATCTAAAAAATATTAAAAGTTGTTTAAGATATATTACTTATAAAAGTTTAACTTTAATATATAGATCTAAATAAGATATAAAGTTTATCTACTATTTTATATATTAAAGCTGTAGAGATTTTTAACTATTTAAGAAGATTTAATATCTCTTTCTTATCGCTAAAAGCTATTTTTTTATCTTCTATTATTTGAGTTGCCTCATCACCCTTTCCAAGTACCAAGACTACACTATTTTTATTTGTTAAATTTAAAGCCTTTTTTATAGCCTCTTTTCTATCAGCTTCCACAAAAACATTTGACATATCTTCTATTCCACTTAAAATATCTTTTATAATCTCATTTGGGTTTTCAAATCGTGGATTATCACTAGTTACCACTACATATTTTGAGTATTTCTTTGCAATTTGACCCATAAGTGGTCGTTTTGCACTATCACGGTTACCACCAGCTCCAAAAACACAAACTATATCCTTATTTAGAAAACTTTTTAAAACCTCTTCCATTCCATCAGGAGTATGAGCAAAATCAACTATTACCAAAGGTTCTGTAGAAACAACTTCTACTCTTCCACTAACACCTTTAAAATCTTTCAATGCTTCACAAATATCATCTATTGGTTTTTTTGTCGCTAAATAAACAGCTGCTATACTTGCTATTTGATTATATATATTAAAAACTCCCAAAAGATTTGAAGAAAAACTATAGTTTTTATCTAAAAAACTGAACTCTACACTAAGTTTTTTATCTATTTTATAGTTTAAAACCTTGAAATTTGATAGTTTTTCTAATGAATATGTAAAAGAATTTTTCTGATTGTATTTTAGAACCTTATCATCTATATTTACAAGCTTTAAACTTTCATCACTTAAAAATGAATTTTTCACATCAATATACTCTTCTATAGAGTTATGAAAATCTAAATGATCTCTAGTAATATTTGTATGAATCTTTAAAAAAAACTCTAAGCCTTCTACCCTATTTTGAGAAATTGCATGAGAGCTTACTTCCATAATAAAAAAAGAACAAGAGTTTTTCATAGCTTTTTGTATATTTGCAAAGTTTCCTAATTGTACTGGAGTCGTAAGAGAATACTCCTCTACTTGAACACCATTAATAAAGAATCCTCTAGTTCCTTGAAGAGCAACTTTATAACCCAGATTTAAAAGAAGAGTATAAATTGTTGTAGCAGTAGTAGTTTTACCATTTGTCCCTGTAATTCCTATAATTTTTATGCTACTCATATCTAAATAATTCTTTAAATTTTCAGAAGAGATAGTTTCATAACCACTACTCTTTGCCATCTCTTCAAAAATCTCATTCTGTTTTGAAACTACAAAAGTAGAGCCACTTTTTAGCTCTTTTGTATTGTCTGTAAATATTTTATTCTCTATTTCTAGTATCATTTTGTCTCTCTTGTAGTTTTTCATATAGTTTCACTATCTCTTTATCATAGATAAAATACTCATTAAATCCCTCTAGATAATTGTAAGCTGTTGAGTTAAAACCATTCTCTATTAATCTATTAATAAAATCATAAAAATCCTCTTTTTTTTCAATAGCAACTTTTGTAGAGAACATGATATCTTCAAAAGCTACTTTAAAAGAACCTCTTTTTTCTATTAAAGCTTTAAACTCTTCATACTTTATAGCATTTAAATCTTCTACTGTTTGCCTATTTATATCTTTTAGAATACTCATCATCTTTTCTATATTTCCATCATAAGCCTCTATTGTATCTTCCATATATTTTATAGCATCTTGCAGATTTTCATCTTTTAAAATAGAAAAATAGTCATATAGTGCCATAGCTTTTTGTATATCTTCAAAAGCAATATCACATAAAAGAATATATATTTTGTACTCTTTATTATCTGGAAAACTACTATATAGTTGTGAATATATAAAAAGTGCTTCACTAAATCTTTTTTGAAAAAATAGTGAATTTGCCTCTTCTAATCTCTTTTTTTTATTTATCAATTTAATCCTCTAAATAATCACTTTTCCCAATAGGAACATTTACTATTTTTAAATCTGGATGAATAGCTTCTTTTAGATTTTTTTCTACCACATACTTTAAAGTGCTTCCACTAGCACTACATCCAACACATGCACCTTTTAGTTGTATATAAATTTTTGCATTTTTTATAGCCAATAGTTCTATTGCTCCACCATCTCTTGCTATCATTGGAGCTATTTTTATTTTTATAATATTGCTTACAGGCTCTTGTAAATCTTCATCTGTAAATGGAAACATATTTTAATCCTTTTTTTTCTCAAACCTCTTTACAAGAAATATTCCAATAGCAATAAATATTAAAATTACCGCTATTGTTTGAAATATAAATGTAAGAGTAACTTCATTTTCAAACATTATTTTACTACTTCTTCACATCTAGAACAAAGAGACTCTTCATTTTTTGAAGTAAATTTCCAACATCTAGGACATTTATATCCACTAGATTTAAATATTTTAAACTCTTTTTCATCTATTTTAAAACTTCCTAATATTTCACTATTTGAAGTAGTACTTGAAACATTACTTATTTTACTAACCAAGAACCAATCACTTGATTCAACCTCATCTAAAGCCAAAAACTCTTCACTATTTGTACTAATTTCTAACTCTAGTGTAGATTTAATTATCTTTTCTTTGCTTAAACTATCTTTAATTTCAGAGAATTTCTCTTTTGCTTCTATAAATAGCTCTTCGTCAACAGTAAGTTCAATTTTAGGAAGTTCAAACTTTTTGAAATCAAAAATATTTTTTGCATCTTCTTTTATAATACTTGGTGCAAACTCCAATAGCTCATCCATAGTATAAGTTAAGATGCAAGCTAATGTACCTATTAGTTTTTTTGTAATAATAGCCATTGCACTTTGACTTGCAACTCTATGAATATCATCTTTACTATCACAATACAATCTATCTTTACAAACATCTAAATATATTCCAGATAAATCAGCTACTAGGAAGTTATTTAATCTATTTAAACCTTTTGAAAATTCATAAACTTTAAAACTAGACTCAATATCATCAAAAACTCTTTTAGCTTTTGATAAAATCCATTTATCTAAAACACCCATTTTTTCAACTTCAACTATCTTTTCAAGACCATCTATATTTGCTAATAAAAATCTTGCAGTATTTCTTATTTTTCTATAAAGTTCTGCATTTTGTTTTAAGATATTATCAGAAATCTTAAGATCACTTTGATAATCACTCATAGCAACCCAAACTCTTAAAATCTCACTTCCATACTCTTTTAAAACTTTATCAGGAGCTACAACATTTCCTTTAGATTTACTCATTTTTTCACCTTTTTCATCAACAGTGAATCCATGAGTTAATATAGATTTATATGGTGCAACTTCACTTGAAGCAAGTGTTGTTAAAAGAGAAGATTGGAACCAACCTCTATGTTGGTCACTTCCTTCAAGATACATATCAGCTGGGAATGTTCCAGCATCATAGTTTCCACTTCTTAAAACTGCATTTTGAGTACTCCCACTATCAAACCAAACATCTAAAATATCTAAAGTTTTCTCTAAATCATCAGGATTTAAGCCACTTGCTGGATTTAATAAATCTTTAATCTCCATATCATACCAAGCATCACAACCAAATTTTTCAAAAATCATAGCTGTATAGTTTAAAACTTTTTCATCAAAAACTATCTCATCTGTTTTTTTATTTCTAAAAAATGCAATTGGAACTCCCCAGTCTCTTTGTCTTGAGATACACCAATCAGGTCGTCCCTCAAGCATCGCTTTTAATCTATTTCTACCCCATTCTGGATAGAATTTA
This window contains:
- the ileS gene encoding isoleucine--tRNA ligase — its product is MDYKDSLLLPKTDFPMRGSLPQNEPLRYKKWDEENVYEKMKENRVGCESFTLHDGPPYANGNIHIGHALNKILKDIINKFHYFDGKSIRYTPGWDCHGLPIEQKVEEKIGSEKKKTIAKSKLRELCREHATKFVDIQKAEFKSLGVIADWENPYLTMDFRFEANIYRELCAIAKQGLLVQRSKPVYWSWAAQTALAEAEVEYEDKTSPSIYVAFKLQNMDASVIIWTTTPWTLPANQAIALNKDEEYVLTSDKFIVARKLYNSLIEQEVIKGEVVETIDVLKLENTNATNPLNGRDSRVIFGEHVLMDSGSGAVHTAPGHGEDDYKVSLKYGIEVIMPVDAYGKYDETIVREKLFKDSDKYLGLNVFKANDLILEELGEALLKKQDIRHSYPHCWRTHTPIIFRATKQWFISIDDKYGEKNQTLRENAMKVVENLKFYPEWGRNRLKAMLEGRPDWCISRQRDWGVPIAFFRNKKTDEIVFDEKVLNYTAMIFEKFGCDAWYDMEIKDLLNPASGLNPDDLEKTLDILDVWFDSGSTQNAVLRSGNYDAGTFPADMYLEGSDQHRGWFQSSLLTTLASSEVAPYKSILTHGFTVDEKGEKMSKSKGNVVAPDKVLKEYGSEILRVWVAMSDYQSDLKISDNILKQNAELYRKIRNTARFLLANIDGLEKIVEVEKMGVLDKWILSKAKRVFDDIESSFKVYEFSKGLNRLNNFLVADLSGIYLDVCKDRLYCDSKDDIHRVASQSAMAIITKKLIGTLACILTYTMDELLEFAPSIIKEDAKNIFDFKKFELPKIELTVDEELFIEAKEKFSEIKDSLSKEKIIKSTLELEISTNSEEFLALDEVESSDWFLVSKISNVSSTTSNSEILGSFKIDEKEFKIFKSSGYKCPRCWKFTSKNEESLCSRCEEVVK